Proteins from a single region of Prosthecodimorpha staleyi:
- a CDS encoding FxsA family protein, which yields MPAGLILLLAFLAWPFLEIAAFIAVGREIGILPTLATIVGTSFLGAVLLKQQGMAALMAIRREMRHGELPPQAIGHAALIGLGGLLLLLPGFVSDIFGILLFLPPIRSLILAALARNATIVVVRGRRSGVGRTVVDLDPEEWHETTPPASRPHPTAQPDPTARPRITGPDEDGRRP from the coding sequence ATGCCCGCCGGGCTCATCCTGCTTCTGGCCTTCCTGGCCTGGCCGTTTCTGGAGATCGCCGCCTTCATCGCGGTCGGGCGCGAGATCGGCATCCTGCCGACACTGGCGACCATCGTCGGCACTTCGTTTCTCGGCGCCGTTCTTCTGAAGCAGCAAGGCATGGCGGCGCTGATGGCGATCCGTCGGGAGATGCGGCACGGCGAACTGCCGCCGCAGGCGATCGGCCATGCCGCGCTGATCGGGCTGGGCGGCCTCCTGTTGCTGCTGCCCGGCTTCGTCAGCGACATCTTCGGCATCCTCCTGTTCCTGCCGCCGATCCGCTCCCTGATCCTGGCCGCCCTCGCCCGCAACGCCACCATCGTGGTCGTGCGCGGGCGCCGATCCGGCGTCGGCCGCACGGTGGTCGATCTCGACCCGGAGGAATGGCACGAGACGACCCCACCCGCGTCGCGGCCCCACCCGACCGCGCAGCCCGACCCGACCGCGCGGCCGCGGATCACCGGGCCCGACGAGGATGGGCGCCGGCCGTAA
- the hemJ gene encoding protoporphyrinogen oxidase HemJ, with protein MNSAYRPRAASPAVRAAIAIAVTVAILAAVIATTPGQAYLWIKSLHVVAIISWMAGMLYLPRLFVNHCSVAVGSPESVLLKGMEQRLLRIILNPAMIIAWVTGLWMAWSVFGFHGGWLHGKLALVLVLSGVHGHLSASVRAFAEDRNRYSERTWRVLNEVPALLMIGIVVLVIVKPF; from the coding sequence ATGAACTCCGCCTATCGGCCACGCGCCGCTTCGCCGGCCGTCCGCGCCGCCATCGCCATCGCGGTGACCGTCGCGATCCTCGCCGCCGTGATCGCCACGACGCCGGGGCAGGCCTATCTGTGGATCAAGTCGCTGCATGTGGTTGCGATCATCTCGTGGATGGCCGGCATGCTCTATCTGCCGCGCCTGTTCGTGAACCATTGCAGCGTCGCGGTCGGCTCGCCGGAATCGGTCCTGCTGAAGGGCATGGAGCAGCGCCTGCTGCGCATCATCCTCAATCCGGCCATGATCATCGCCTGGGTGACCGGGCTGTGGATGGCCTGGTCGGTGTTCGGCTTCCACGGCGGCTGGCTGCACGGCAAGCTCGCCCTCGTGCTGGTGCTCTCGGGCGTGCATGGCCATCTCTCGGCCTCGGTCAGGGCCTTCGCGGAGGACCGCAACCGCTACAGCGAACGGACCTGGCGTGTTCTCAACGAGGTGCCGGCGCTCCTGATGATCGGCATCGTCGTCCTGGTCATCGTCAAGCCGTTCTGA
- a CDS encoding pyruvate, water dikinase regulatory protein translates to MQKVTNYFHLHLVSDSTGETLITVARAAAAQYDSIEAIEHVHPLVRNDRQLDRALIEIEASPGIVLYTLVNAELAQRLERFCRDQGAPCVSVLSPVHDVFRTYLNVAQTYKAGAQHELDASYFRRIDALNFTLVHDDGQLAEDADDADVVVIGVSRTSKTPTSIYLANRGVKVANIPFVPGVPIPESVFAATRPLIVGLVASPERIAQIRENRVLSLGSRAFDTSYVDRQAIAQEIAQMRRLCADNGWPLIDVTRRSIEETAAGIIALQRDRKGPLA, encoded by the coding sequence GTGCAGAAGGTGACCAACTATTTCCATCTCCATCTGGTTTCGGATTCCACCGGCGAGACCCTGATCACCGTCGCCCGGGCGGCCGCCGCCCAATACGATTCCATCGAGGCGATCGAGCATGTCCATCCGCTTGTGCGCAACGACCGCCAGCTCGACCGCGCCCTGATCGAGATCGAGGCCTCGCCGGGCATCGTCCTTTATACGCTGGTCAATGCCGAACTGGCTCAGCGGCTGGAGCGCTTCTGTCGCGATCAGGGTGCGCCCTGCGTGTCGGTCCTGTCGCCGGTCCATGATGTGTTCCGGACCTATCTGAACGTCGCCCAGACCTACAAGGCCGGTGCCCAGCACGAGCTCGACGCCTCCTATTTCCGACGCATCGACGCGCTCAACTTCACCCTGGTCCATGACGACGGGCAGCTGGCCGAGGATGCCGACGACGCCGATGTCGTCGTGATCGGCGTTTCGCGCACCTCCAAGACGCCAACTTCGATCTACCTGGCCAATCGCGGCGTGAAGGTGGCCAACATCCCCTTCGTCCCCGGGGTTCCGATCCCGGAATCGGTCTTCGCCGCGACGCGGCCGCTGATCGTCGGTCTGGTGGCGAGCCCCGAGCGGATCGCCCAGATCCGCGAGAACCGGGTCCTCTCGCTCGGAAGCCGGGCCTTCGACACCAGCTATGTCGATCGCCAGGCCATCGCCCAGGAGATCGCCCAGATGCGCCGGCTCTGTGCCGACAACGGCTGGCCGCTGATCGACGTGACCCGCCGCTCGATCGAGGAGACCGCAGCCGGCATCATCGCGCTCCAGCGCGACCGCAAGGGGCCGCTCGCGTGA
- the secB gene encoding protein-export chaperone SecB, which translates to MDDGNGTSMGPGEGAAPSVNVLAQYVKDFSFENPNAPQSLQPREAGPQLNINVNVGARPLSATEFEVDLSLQARAGQGAEVIFAVELVYSGLFRITNVPEEHLHPFVLIECPRLLFPFARQIVADATRNGGFPPLMIDPIDFVALYQQNLAQAQAGQPN; encoded by the coding sequence ATGGACGACGGCAACGGCACCAGCATGGGCCCCGGCGAAGGCGCCGCCCCCTCGGTCAACGTGCTGGCCCAATATGTGAAGGATTTCTCGTTCGAGAATCCGAACGCGCCCCAGTCGCTGCAGCCGCGTGAAGCCGGGCCGCAGCTCAACATCAACGTGAATGTCGGCGCCCGCCCGCTCTCGGCGACCGAGTTCGAAGTCGACCTTTCGCTGCAGGCCCGTGCGGGCCAGGGCGCGGAAGTGATCTTCGCGGTCGAGCTGGTCTATTCCGGCCTGTTCCGCATCACCAACGTGCCGGAGGAGCATCTGCACCCCTTCGTGCTGATCGAGTGCCCGCGGCTGCTGTTCCCGTTCGCGCGCCAGATCGTCGCGGACGCGACCCGCAACGGCGGCTTCCCCCCGCTGATGATCGACCCGATCGACTTCGTCGCGCTCTATCAGCAGAATCTGGCGCAGGCCCAGGCCGGCCAGCCGAACTGA
- the hemE gene encoding uroporphyrinogen decarboxylase has protein sequence MDQDASRKERKLIRVLDGETVFPPPIWVMRQAGRYLPEYRATRAEAGGFLDLCYSPKMATEVTLQPIRRYGFDAAILFSDILVIPDALGQPVRFVEGEGPRLDPLDLAEVGRLDPSRVLDHLAPVFEAVERIRAGLPGETTLLGFCGAPWTVATYMIAGRGTPDQAPARRAALSDPDGFARLIDILVEASIAYLARQMASGADAVQIFDTWAGVLDEAEFDRWVVEPTRRIVAGLRARVPGARVIGFPKGAAAALPDFAARTGVNAVGLDWTVPLGYARDMLQPRIAVQGNLDPLRVIMGGRTLDEGVDRILETLGGGRLIFNLGHGITPDADPAMVGRLVERVRAAQR, from the coding sequence GTGGATCAGGACGCGAGCCGGAAAGAGCGCAAGCTGATACGGGTGCTCGACGGCGAGACCGTCTTCCCCCCGCCGATCTGGGTGATGCGGCAGGCGGGCCGGTATCTGCCCGAGTACCGGGCGACTCGGGCCGAAGCCGGCGGGTTCCTGGACCTCTGCTATTCCCCGAAGATGGCGACCGAGGTGACCCTGCAGCCGATCCGGCGCTACGGCTTCGATGCGGCGATCCTGTTCTCCGACATCCTGGTCATCCCGGATGCGCTGGGTCAGCCCGTGCGCTTCGTGGAAGGCGAGGGGCCGCGGCTCGATCCGCTCGATCTCGCCGAGGTCGGCCGGCTCGATCCGAGCCGGGTGCTCGACCATCTGGCACCGGTCTTCGAGGCGGTCGAGCGCATTCGCGCCGGCCTACCCGGCGAGACGACCCTGCTCGGCTTCTGCGGGGCACCCTGGACGGTCGCCACCTACATGATCGCCGGACGCGGCACGCCCGACCAGGCGCCCGCCCGCCGTGCCGCGTTGAGCGATCCAGACGGCTTCGCCCGCCTGATCGACATCCTGGTCGAAGCCTCGATTGCCTATCTGGCCCGGCAGATGGCCAGCGGCGCCGATGCCGTCCAGATCTTCGACACCTGGGCCGGGGTGCTCGACGAGGCCGAGTTCGATCGCTGGGTGGTCGAGCCGACCCGGCGCATCGTCGCCGGCCTGCGTGCCCGCGTGCCGGGTGCCAGGGTGATCGGTTTCCCGAAGGGGGCTGCGGCGGCGCTGCCCGATTTCGCCGCGCGGACCGGCGTCAACGCGGTCGGGCTGGATTGGACCGTGCCGCTCGGCTACGCCCGCGACATGCTGCAGCCGCGCATCGCCGTACAGGGCAATCTCGATCCGCTCAGGGTCATCATGGGCGGCAGGACACTCGACGAGGGCGTCGATCGGATTCTGGAGACGCTCGGCGGCGGGCGGTTGATCTTCAATCTCGGCCATGGCATCACGCCGGACGCCGATCCGGCCATGGTCGGTCGGCTGGTCGAACGCGTCCGGGCGGCGCAGAGGTGA
- a CDS encoding shikimate dehydrogenase, which yields MTAVTAPAVSPPAAGRFGARACVIGWPVDHARSPLIHGYWLDRTGLDGTYERVAVAPNEIHAFLERFPESGYAGGNVTVPHKEAALAACDEVEPVARAIGAVNTLWVDGGKLYGTNTDALGFLANLDETAPGWDKEPGPALVLGAGGAARAVVWALIQRGFRPKIANRNVARAEDLVRTFGGGSEAYPWEARQALLWDARILVNTTSLGMKGIGDIGLDLRGARGDALITDIVYVPLVTDLLDLATSWGLRTVDGLGMLLHQAVPGFERWFGLRPSVDAGLRARIVADIEGRAL from the coding sequence ATGACCGCGGTTACGGCCCCTGCCGTCTCCCCGCCTGCCGCCGGACGGTTCGGCGCCCGCGCCTGCGTCATCGGCTGGCCGGTCGATCACGCCCGCTCGCCGCTGATCCACGGCTACTGGCTCGACCGCACCGGTCTCGACGGCACCTACGAGCGCGTCGCCGTCGCGCCGAACGAGATTCATGCTTTCCTCGAGCGCTTCCCAGAAAGCGGCTATGCCGGCGGCAACGTCACCGTGCCACACAAGGAGGCCGCCTTGGCCGCCTGCGACGAGGTCGAGCCGGTCGCGCGCGCCATCGGGGCTGTGAATACGTTGTGGGTCGACGGTGGAAAGCTCTACGGCACGAACACGGATGCCCTGGGCTTTCTGGCCAATCTCGACGAGACGGCACCCGGATGGGACAAAGAGCCCGGCCCTGCCCTTGTGCTGGGCGCCGGCGGCGCGGCCCGGGCGGTCGTCTGGGCGCTGATCCAGCGCGGCTTCCGGCCCAAGATCGCCAACCGCAATGTCGCCAGGGCCGAGGACCTCGTCCGCACCTTCGGCGGCGGCAGCGAGGCCTATCCGTGGGAGGCGCGCCAGGCCCTACTCTGGGACGCCCGCATCCTGGTCAACACCACCTCGCTCGGCATGAAGGGCATCGGCGACATCGGCCTCGATCTGCGCGGCGCGCGCGGCGATGCGCTGATCACCGACATCGTCTACGTTCCGCTGGTGACCGATCTCTTGGATCTGGCCACCTCCTGGGGGCTCCGCACCGTCGACGGGCTCGGCATGCTGCTGCATCAGGCCGTGCCCGGCTTCGAGCGCTGGTTCGGGCTCCGGCCGTCCGTCGATGCCGGCCTCAGGGCGCGGATCGTCGCCGATATCGAGGGCCGCGCACTATGA
- the dnaQ gene encoding DNA polymerase III subunit epsilon, whose product MREIVLDTETTGLDPRTGDRIVEIGGVELVNHIPTGQSYHVYINPERSMPKAAFDVHGLSDEFLKDKPVFAAVAEDFATFIRDARLVIHNASFDIGFINAEFARLRMPPVPPELVLDTLALAKRRHPAGPNSLDALCSRYGIDNSRRTKHGALLDSELLAEVYIELIGGKQAALGLSASDGGNGRGGFVARRRAGPRPEPLPPRLTAEELAAHQAFVAKLGEQSVWKKYEAEDPAPTAAAG is encoded by the coding sequence ATGCGTGAGATCGTACTCGACACGGAAACCACCGGGCTCGACCCGCGCACCGGCGACCGGATCGTCGAGATCGGCGGCGTCGAACTGGTCAACCATATTCCGACCGGCCAGAGCTACCATGTCTACATCAACCCCGAGCGGTCGATGCCCAAGGCGGCCTTCGACGTGCACGGGCTGTCCGACGAGTTCCTGAAGGACAAGCCGGTCTTCGCGGCCGTCGCCGAGGATTTTGCGACCTTCATCCGCGATGCGCGGCTGGTCATCCACAACGCCTCCTTCGACATCGGCTTCATCAATGCCGAGTTCGCCCGGCTGCGCATGCCGCCGGTGCCGCCGGAACTGGTCCTCGATACCCTGGCGCTGGCCAAGCGCCGCCATCCGGCCGGGCCGAACTCGCTCGACGCGCTCTGCTCGCGCTACGGCATCGACAACAGCCGCCGGACCAAGCACGGCGCCCTGCTCGATTCCGAACTGCTCGCCGAGGTCTATATCGAGCTGATCGGCGGCAAGCAGGCCGCCCTCGGCCTGTCGGCATCCGACGGCGGCAACGGTCGCGGCGGCTTCGTCGCACGGCGCCGCGCCGGCCCACGCCCCGAGCCGCTGCCGCCGCGCCTGACCGCGGAGGAACTGGCGGCCCATCAGGCTTTTGTCGCCAAGCTCGGCGAGCAGTCGGTCTGGAAGAAATACGAGGCCGAAGACCCGGCACCGACGGCCGCGGCCGGATGA
- a CDS encoding Maf family protein, translating into MGLVLASKSATRIELLTRASIAFDVEGAGIDERDVEAPLLLSGADPATIASHLADAKALAVSRRRPGDLVLGADQTLGLGPELFVKADDRAGAEAQLARLAGRTHQLHAALSLAVDGSVVWRHLSSASLTVRPLSADSIGAYLDATGDAVLGSVGCYQLEGLGIRLFDRIEGDYFTILGLPMLPLLAELRARGLIDP; encoded by the coding sequence ATGGGCCTCGTCCTCGCCTCCAAGAGCGCAACCCGCATCGAGTTGCTGACCCGCGCCAGCATCGCCTTCGATGTCGAAGGCGCCGGCATCGACGAACGCGACGTTGAGGCCCCGCTGCTGCTAAGCGGGGCCGATCCGGCAACGATCGCCAGCCATCTCGCCGACGCCAAGGCACTGGCCGTCTCGCGCCGCCGTCCGGGCGACCTGGTGCTCGGCGCCGACCAGACGCTCGGGCTCGGGCCGGAGCTCTTCGTCAAGGCCGATGACCGCGCCGGTGCCGAAGCCCAGCTTGCGCGCCTCGCCGGGCGGACCCATCAGCTCCATGCCGCCCTGTCGCTGGCCGTCGACGGCAGCGTGGTCTGGCGGCACCTGTCCTCGGCCAGCCTGACGGTCCGGCCGCTCTCGGCGGATTCGATCGGTGCCTATCTCGATGCGACCGGTGATGCGGTGCTGGGCAGCGTCGGCTGCTACCAGCTTGAAGGGCTCGGCATCCGGCTGTTCGATCGGATCGAAGGCGACTATTTCACCATCCTGGGGCTGCCGATGCTGCCGCTCCTCGCCGAACTCAGAGCCCGGGGCCTGATCGATCCATGA
- the coaE gene encoding dephospho-CoA kinase (Dephospho-CoA kinase (CoaE) performs the final step in coenzyme A biosynthesis.), whose translation MIVLGLTGSIGMGKSTTAAMFMARGIPVHEADATVHRLYRGAAVAPIEAAFPGTSRDGVVDRDLLSARVLGRPDEIRRLEAIVHPLVRAEETAFLDAARRGGRPVVVLDVPLLFETGGAARVHAVAVVSADAAVQRARVMARPGMTQAKLDAILARQVPDAEKRRRAHFVIDTGRGLAAAEIQVDGLLRVLAQMSSGTTGRRPLATKGAE comes from the coding sequence ATGATCGTCCTCGGCCTGACCGGCTCCATCGGCATGGGCAAATCGACCACCGCCGCCATGTTCATGGCCCGCGGTATCCCGGTGCATGAGGCCGACGCGACCGTGCACCGGCTCTATCGCGGTGCCGCCGTCGCTCCGATCGAGGCGGCCTTTCCGGGCACCTCTCGGGACGGCGTCGTCGACCGCGATCTGTTGTCGGCGCGCGTGCTCGGTCGTCCCGATGAGATCCGGCGCCTGGAGGCCATCGTGCATCCGCTGGTCCGGGCCGAGGAGACGGCCTTCCTGGACGCGGCGCGCCGGGGCGGCCGGCCGGTCGTCGTGCTCGACGTGCCGCTCCTGTTCGAGACCGGCGGCGCGGCGCGCGTCCATGCCGTTGCGGTCGTCTCGGCCGATGCGGCCGTGCAGCGCGCCCGCGTGATGGCCCGCCCGGGCATGACGCAGGCCAAGCTCGACGCCATCCTGGCGCGCCAGGTGCCGGATGCGGAGAAGCGGCGGCGGGCGCATTTCGTCATCGACACCGGCCGCGGGCTCGCGGCGGCCGAAATCCAGGTCGATGGCCTTCTGCGCGTCCTGGCGCAGATGTCGTCGGGGACAACCGGCCGGCGGCCCCTTGCCACAAAGGGGGCCGAGTGA